The following proteins are encoded in a genomic region of Catellatospora sp. TT07R-123:
- the hypE gene encoding hydrogenase expression/formation protein HypE has product MTAELTEASVLDRIGRARRARARVREERLTMAHGAGGKATASLVEAVFLEAFDNPELSALDDAAALTLAGARLAFTTDSYVVKPLFFPGGDIGDLAVNGTVNDLAVAGARPCFLSAGFILEEGLPVADLTRIVASMAAAARAAGVSIVAGDTKVVPRGLADGCYITTAGVGVREHDRDFGVHLARPGDAVLVSGPIGDHGMTVLVARGDLDLEADLRSDTAALTGLVDALLAAAGDGVRGMRDATRGGVATILNEVARAAGVTVVVDEAAVPVRPGVRGAAELLGIDPLYVACEGRLVAVVAPEQADAALAALRAHPLGDQAAVIGRIDADPAELVLLRTRFGGTRIVDLLVGDPLPRIC; this is encoded by the coding sequence ATGACCGCCGAGCTGACCGAGGCGTCGGTGCTCGACCGCATCGGCCGGGCCCGCCGCGCCCGCGCCCGGGTGCGCGAGGAGCGCCTGACCATGGCCCACGGGGCGGGCGGCAAGGCGACCGCGAGCCTGGTCGAGGCGGTGTTCCTGGAGGCGTTCGACAACCCGGAGCTCAGTGCGCTCGACGACGCGGCGGCGCTGACCCTGGCCGGTGCCCGGCTGGCGTTCACCACCGACTCGTACGTGGTCAAGCCGCTGTTCTTCCCCGGCGGCGACATCGGCGACCTCGCCGTCAACGGCACCGTCAACGACCTGGCCGTGGCCGGTGCCCGGCCCTGCTTCCTGTCGGCCGGCTTCATCCTCGAAGAAGGCCTGCCGGTCGCGGACCTGACCCGGATCGTCGCGTCCATGGCGGCGGCCGCCCGTGCCGCCGGGGTGAGCATCGTCGCCGGGGACACCAAGGTCGTGCCGCGCGGCCTGGCCGACGGCTGCTACATCACCACGGCCGGGGTGGGCGTACGCGAGCACGACCGCGACTTCGGCGTGCACCTGGCCCGCCCCGGCGACGCGGTGCTGGTGTCCGGCCCGATCGGCGACCACGGCATGACCGTGCTCGTCGCCCGGGGCGACCTGGACCTGGAGGCGGATCTGCGCTCGGACACCGCCGCGCTGACCGGTCTGGTCGACGCCCTGCTCGCGGCCGCCGGGGACGGCGTACGCGGGATGCGCGACGCCACCCGGGGCGGGGTGGCGACCATCCTCAACGAGGTCGCCCGCGCCGCCGGGGTGACGGTCGTGGTCGACGAGGCCGCGGTGCCGGTGCGTCCGGGCGTACGCGGCGCCGCCGAACTGCTCGGCATCGACCCGCTGTACGTGGCCTGCGAGGGCCGCCTGGTCGCGGTGGTCGCCCCCGAGCAGGCCGACGCCGCCCTGGCCGCCCTGCGCGCCCACCCCCTGGGCGACCAGGCCGCCGTCATCGGCCGCATCGACGCCGACCCCGCCGAACTGGTCCTGCTGCGCACCCGCTTCGGCGGCACCCGCATCGTCGACCTCCTGGTGGGCGACCCTCTCCCGCGTATCTGCTGA